TCTTCCCGATGCCGAAGCTGAACCAGAAGTCGAGGCTGTTCCGCAGACCCGTGACCCGGACATCCATGCCCGGTTCCCACGTGTGCAGGATGTCCCGCGAATGGAGCCACGGATTCAAGAAAAAGGCCGAGAAGACCCGGACGACGAAGTTGGCGATGACGATGGGTAGCGGCAGGACGAATCCGTGCAGGATCGCGGCGGCATCGGTCGTGATCGCCAGCGTCCCCGTCGGGGCAAAGCCCTCGATGCTCTGCGTGAAGTCGATGAAGGGAATCGGGATGATCTTGATCGGCTGCGACATCCCCAACGCCGCCGTGAGCTGGGGCACGCCCACGTAGACGAGTCCCCACCCCATCCCGATGATGGAGCCGATGCTAAAGACCCTCCAGCGCCACGTCTCTTTCTTCTCCGTACTCTCCGCGAGCGCTGTGGCTCCCTGTGCGCTCACGGGAGCCATTGGGAACGGTAACTTCTCGTAGTCCGCCGTGAGCCGGAAGAAGAAATAGCTCCCCCCGATGTGGCGGATTCGCCCCAGCAACTGCAGGATGAGCATCAACGTGATCGGGCCCACGGATAGCCCGAACACCGTCTGTTTGTCCCGCGCGGCGAGCCAGTAGTCCTTGTGGAAGAGCGACCGTTCCGCGTGCGCTTTGGACTCCCTCGGCGGGATCGCCCAGTCGGGGATCTTGTCGGCGATCTCGTAGGATTCCGCCTGTTGGGAGTTGATGAAGTAGGAGTCGTACACGTATCCGGCGTACTGACCGCCGGCTCCGACCGCCGCGCCCGTCAGCGCCAGCAGAATGTAGAGCTCCTGCTTGCGAACCGTCTGGAAGGATCGGCGCGCGATCTCGGTGAAGAGGATGACCGCGACCCACGGAGCCGCTGCGCCACCCGCCTGCTGACCCGTCTGCAGCGACAGGTAGATCGCGCCGGGCATCATGAGCAAGCCGACGAACATCGCTCCGAGCAGCACCTTCAAGGTCAGCCCGGATTCGAATGCATGAACGCCCTCGTCGGTCTCGTATCGCTTCGCCCATGAGATCATCTCTTCCGCGAGCGATTCGCTGCGTCGTCTTGCTCGTGCCACTCTGGTTCCCTCAGCAGTTACGAACTACGCATCCCTCGCCAGCCTGCGCGCGACGGGCGCCGATCAGCCGCACGTCGGCTAGTCGGAGGCGAACTCCGGCGTGACGCCCGCCAGGCGCTGGGTCTCCTCGCGCCCCCGGGCATGGAACTCGCCGCGCAGCTCGACGTTGAACGTCCGCCAGATGAGCAGCTGCTTCCGAATCAGGTTCAGGAACCGACGGTTCACGCGCTTCCACGACGCGATCTCGCCGCTCTCGCGGAACACCGTCAGATGGATGCGGTAGAGGTCCTCCTCCTCGCCGCCGACCGGAGACGTTTGCAGGCTGATGCGCTGGCTGACGCCCAGGTCGTACGGCGCGAGCCAGACCATCATCTCGATCGCGTAGTTGTCCTTCGCCCCATCGGGTTGCCTCAGACGCTGGAACGCGACGTTCTCCGTGTAGAAGTCGCTGGCGGACTCGTCGGCATGCGCCTCGAAGTAATCCCGCATGAAGATGTTCAGCCCGAGCGCTTCTTCGCCCAGCACCGTGAACGGCAGGTCGAAGTTCCATTCGTCGCCGTCGGGATCGGGCAGTCGCCACTTCCGCTCGATATCGGGAACCGCCATGCGTCCCGCCTTGATGGCGGGATACATCGTCGATCCCAACACGACCATCATGACGATCATCGTCGCGTAGACGGTGGACCGCGCCGAGTAGTTGAGCGTCAGTCCCGCCAGCCATCCCGTTTGCACCAGAGTCCATGCGGTGATCTGACCCAGCAGGTACCCCAGCACGGCTCCAAGCACGGCGTAGACGCACGCCTCGGCGATGAACAGAAACGCGATGTGGACGGGAGCCAACCCGACGGCACTGTAGATGCCGATCTCGCGGACGCGCTCGTACACGGCTCCGAGCATCGTGTTCAGGACGATGAGCGCCGCGATCAGAACCGGGATGAAGAGGTTGCTCATCTGCTCCGTCGAGGTCGCCCCGATGGAGCTGTAGAGGTGGACGTTCCTGCCCTTGCCGACGAAGAAGTCGAGCGCCGACCGCTTCATCAGGGGACCCATGGTCGCGTCGATCTTCTGGGAGATCGTCGTCCCCGACGGCAGTTCGAGCCCCGGGTCCTCCATGTTCACGGCAATCGACTTCAGGTTCCCGCCCTGGGACATGACGATGTCATACGGCAGGATCGCGACGGCATCCGGCGGGAGATGCTGGTACTTCTGCAGTTCGCCTTCGAGCGTGCTGTCCTGAGCCCCGCGCGACTGTTGCTGCTGCAAGAGCTGGTAATCGACCGGCGTGAGCTCCTCGCCGTCGAGGTCGGTGAGCTCCTTGAAGTCGATACCCAGCACGCCGACGACCTTGAACTCGGCTCCCAGGAGCCGAACCGCCGCCGCCCCGTTGATCACGTCCTCTTCGGTGACCCCCAGCGAATCCGCCACGCCCTTCGGGAGAACCGTGACGTACGCGCCGTCCTCCCCTTCTGCGAACCATCGACCGTAGACGAGCTTCGAGTCGATTCGCGTGACGCGGGGCTCCTCCGGCGACATGCCGATCAGCATGTTCACCGCGTAGCTCTTGTCGCCGGCGCGGTTCTCCAGCAGAACGGACGACTGGTTCCCGATGCTCGCCGACTCGTACCAAGCGCGCGGTGCGACACTGTTCGTGACCGCGACGGCTTCCCGCCCTTCCTCGCCGGCGACGGTCACCGTCGAGCGCTTGAAGTCGTTGCGGATACCCGTGAGAACGGGCTCTTCCAGCGTCCGCCAATACTGGTCGCGCACCAGAACGCCCTGATAGACGGGCGTGATACCAGGAATCCGTGTCGCGTTCGCGCGGATCTCGCTGCGCACCGATGTGAACGAGATGACCGTGAAGGTCAAGACGACCAGCGTGGCGCACGTCAGCATCGTGCGTCCGCGCCGCTTCCGCATGTTCGAGATGCCCAGCGAGAACGCGGCGGCGCTAGCGGACAGGCGTCCCACGTCCGCCTTGTAGATCTTCGACTTCTCGCGCTTCATCTTTTCGAGCTGTTCGTTGAACTTGCGGATGATGATCGAGATGACGACGATCGTCAGCGCCAGCACGACGAACGCGATCAGGATGATGAACGGCGTCTCGGCGATCTCGAACGCGGGGTGCACGCGGCTCAGGAAGAAGAAGACGAGCAGGAAGATGCCGAACGTCGCGCCGATGCGCTTGTTGATGTTCGTGAAGGCGAACAGGAGACGTTCGAGGAAGAACGCGAATGGCAGCAGCAGAAACAGGTAGAACATGACGCCGCGAACCACGTCGTTGCCGGTCGCCTTCACGTCGGGGTAGGCGATGGACTCATTGCCCCACGAGGCGCGCGCCAGCTTGAGCGCGTCGCTGTAGTTCGCTTGCGACAGTTCCTGCTCCGCTCGTCCGAGGAGCGTGGAAGCGTCCGCGTGAAGCTCCTCGAGCCGCTTGTTGCTGATGCCATACCGCTGGTAGAGCGCAATGCGTGACTGGTCCAGGTTCCACATGTCCTGGACGACCACGTACGGCGTCACGCGGATCGAGCCGTTCTCCCGAACGACGAACCCCTCGCCCGTGTAGAGCGTCGGATTGTCCACGTTGGTCGCGGTCGCCTTGATGAGCAACAGGAGCTTACCGAGCAAGCCGGACGCCATGCTGACCTTGATGCGCGACCCCGGTTCCGAGTAGACGAGCGCGATGGGTTCCGCCGACGACACCATCGGCTGAACCCAGGGTCGGGAGATACCATAACGCTCCGGCGGCGCGTCGCGGTCCGCGTCGTAGACTTCGAGTTGCGTCAGGGTGCGCAGGTAGCGCTGATCGACCAGGTCGTAGATCGTCGTGCTGACGCATGGGAACACGACGATGGGAGCCCCGACGAGCCGCCGGTTGATGGCGACCTTGTTCGGATAGATCTTCGCGCCGTAGTTGCCGAGATCGGGCGCATAGACGATGTCGCCGGACTCGGGGTCGAGGACGTAGGCTTCCGTCTCCTGCGTCCCGCCGGGACGCGAAGTCGCGCGACCCTCCATCGCCAAGCCGGAGATGTCGTACTTGCCCTTCTGGTCGCCCAGCACGAACAGGTCGCCGCGCACGCCCATCATCGTCTTGTTCTGCTGGCGGATGGCGACCAGCGCATTGCGAACCGGCGTTTGCGGCACGGCGCTCTCGCGGGCGTCGTACTGCAGCACACGCCCGGACAGCGTGCAGTAGAAGTTGCCGACCCGCGCCGACGTCGGCATCTTCGGGTCGCGGAGCACCTGGATCATCAGCGAGGCGAGCGTCTCGACCTGCTGCTGGAGGTTCGTGTAGTTGAGCCTGCCGTACGTGTCCAACGGCGTGTCGGTCAGGACGCGGCTGTCGTCAACCGTTGCGAAGGCGATCCCGGTCTTGCCGGACAGCGTCGCCACTTCCGAATCGAATGCGATCTTCCCGGGAACGTACGTCTGCCAGGTCTTGCCGCCGCTCGCGCTGATCGCGTTGACGAAGTTCGACTTCGCCGTGATCCCGGCGATGACCATCAGCGTCTTGATGTCGTTGATCTCGTCGTCGGACAGGTCTTCCACCGGAACGCTGCGAAGCGCCAGCATGCGTTCGACTCGCGCGAATAGACGTTGTGTCGACTTGCGGCTGCGGCGCGCCTCGCGCACGTCGTTGCGCACGAGCCGCTCGACCTCCTTGCGGATGTAGTCCATGTCCTTGAGCATGGACTGCGACGGCTCGCCCTTCTGCCGCATGTCTTCGAACTGCAGCTTCATCAGACGGCTGACGCCTCCGAGCGACGCCAACTGGTCGTAATAGGAAAAGACGAGCGTCTCGAGGGTCTTGCCCTCCAGCGCCTCGACCTTGTCCAGTCGATCCGCAATCGCCCACTGGCTTGAGAGAACCGCCTGGCGCACGTAGTCGTCGGGGAACCGGCGTAGCGCCTCGATATTCTGCTTGAGGCTCGCGTTGGTCGCGTACTCGACGAGCTTGTTGCCGATGGGCGCGAACTCGCGGCGCAGCTCGAACTCGCGGTTGTCGTTGTAGAACCAGCCCTTGTAGAACACCCCGAGCTGGCTGCCCTGCGTCGACAGATCGACCGAGACGACGAGCGACTGGTAGTAGCGGTTGAGTTCGTCTTGAAGCTGAACCGCCTGCACGACGTTGGCGATCCGCCGCTCGTATTCGGCGCCGTCGATGCGCGAGACGCGCTCGATGCGCTTGTGGACGTTCCGCAGTCGGCTGTTGCGCAGAGTGAGGAGGTTGTTACGGAGCAGACGCTTCTCGTCCTCGACGAAGTCGCGCTCGAGCGCCGGCAGCTTCGCGCGAAGCTGTTCGAGCTCCAGAACGTCGTTGAACGCGCGTCGCTCGACTTCGGTCAGCAGCGCTTCGCGTTCGTGTTCCGCGAACGTCTGGGCGTGGGTTCCAAGCAGCTCGACGTACTCACCATCGCTCAGATGGTTCCTCAGGGCGAGCAGTTCCTGAGGTCGGAAGTCGCGCGCGAACACGCCCTGCTCTGCCGATGCCAGGAGCGCGCCGATGGTTCCCTTCTCCATCCGCGCCTGCCGCGCCGCGATGTTCAGGTACCGCCGTATCTCGCCCAGCGCAATGTCGCGCGCTTTGGCGTCCGAAAGCTCACGGTAGAGCGGTTTCAGCGCCCGGAGTTCGTCCTCGGTGAGATACCGCTCGAGGAGCGGCTGTGCCTGTCGATACGACGAGTTTTCCGCGTTCCGGATCGCCTCGGCGTCAGGATTCGCGTCTCCACCCCGCGCGTCGACCGAGCTCGCCGCCTTGCGCAGTAGCGCGATCTCGGACCGAGCCAGATCGGCGCTGGACTGGCTGGACGTTCTGCCGTGGAGTGTCGCCTGGGCGGCGCGGATGCGCCCCAGCTCCGCCGCGGTCAGATGTCGCTGAAGCAGGCGGTATGGCGTGTAGAACTCCGCGATCCGGCCGGTGGTTACCTCCCAACCCTCCAGCGCGGGCCGCAGATCGTTCAGCGAGGCGGCTGGATCGATGGCGCCGAACCCTGGGATGTCGATCCGCGACATGGTTCCGACGGCTTCCGCCGGCAGCGTACCTGGATCGGTGTAAGGGAGCAGACTCGATTCCGGACCTCGCTCGAAAGCTCCGCCGATCTCGCCGCTGCGGATCTGCGCGATTAGCCGCTGCACTGCCCAGACATCGACTTTGGCGATGGGCAGTGCGATGCTAGTCAGGAGTTCGTGTTCCGTCTTTCGGGCTTCGGCGAGCGTCTCCGCCTTCAGCGCCGCGATGGATCGCACGATTTCCTTGAGGAACTGCGCCGTCTGGAGCGCGCTCGCCTTGGCGCGCGCCAGACTCACTTCGAGCCGCGCCCTCTCCTCTTCGGTGAACTCCTGCCGGTCGCGGTTCTTTGAAAGGTCGGCAATCCGCCGCGTCCGTTCCTGCTCCTTCGCCGCCTGGCGCGATGACGCCAGCCCGTCGATCTGCCCCTGAATCCGCGAGAGGTCGTTCAGGCTCGTCACCAGCGCGTCGAGGTCCGACGACAGCTTGTTGACGCGGTGATGGAAAGAGGGTCTGAACTCGACGAGATAGCCTCGGTCGAGCGACAGCGCGATGCGACGCCCAAACTCCTGGAACTCGATTACGTCGGACTTCAGGTCGTCGCGGATCTCCCGCATCACGGAGACGTTGTCTTGGCTGATGCCCTCCATGAACGCCCGCATGCCGGACAAGCCCTGGAAGTGGGCTCCCGTCGCCAAGAACAGCACCGAGCGCGCTGGCTGGAACTCCGGCGTGTTCAGGAGCCGAATCAGCTCGAAGATCGTGGCGATGCCCGCGGTCGTCTCCGCTCCCGGGGCGAGCGTGGGAACCACGGACATGGAGTCGTAGTAGCCCTGGACGACGATGAGTTCATCCCGCAGGACGGGGTCGGAGCCGGGCAACAGTCCTTGAATATTCTGCCCCGTCCGCTTCTCCCAGCGGACATCGGCGGTGAGTTGCACGGTGGCTTCGGTCGTCGCGCCGCCGTCGGTACCCAGCAGGCTCCTCAGATAGGCGGCATCTGACTTCGCGACCCAGAAACGCGGGATGTTCGCCGGGACGGTGAGAAACTTGTCTTCGGCTTCGCCGCGGATCGTCTCGTCGGGCTCTACGAAGAGGATCGCTTGAGCCCCGAGCATCGCCGCGTTGATCCACTCGGTACCGGAGTTGAAGTCCGCCAGCACGACGGCTCCACGCGGCACGAAGACGGCAGCCTCGGAGACGCCCGCCCGATCGCTGGACGCTGTCTCATCCACCAGCCCGTCGCGGTCGTTGTCGACCCCGTCTCGAGCCCACCCCTGGATCACCGACGTCGGCTCGATCTCGCCGTACTCGTCGATCACACCGTCGCCGTTGTTGTCGATGCCGTCGTGGCTACGGCTCAGATGCACGTTGAGCACGTCGTCCACGATGCTGCCCGGCGCGACGCGGAACTGACGGGCAATCGATTCGATGGAGTCGCCGGACTGCACCGGGTACCAGAAGCCGCCCACGGGCTTGCGGTTGAAGTCCGCCAGCCGACATGATTTGCCATCGACCAGCCTGCCGGTCATGCCGCCCGTCGGAATGAAGACGTTGGAGCCCGCGACCGGCGTGATCTCGCCGTCGAGGTCGGCGTCGTCGACCAAGCCGTCGTTGTCGTTGTCCAGCCCGTCTTGTCGCTGATTGCGCAGTTCGTCGTTGCGCGGATCGTCGACGATTGCCGTCGCGTCCACGCGGTAGGCATGGGCGATCGAGTCCAGCGTGTCGCCCGGAGCGGTCTTGTGCTGCAACCCATTCGCCAGGAAGGGCGCGCGCACGAGGTTGGGCCACAAGCCGCGAACCGGAATCGACGCGATCTCGACTCCGTCCGGGCCCTGCACCACCAGCCGCCCCGTGCCCTGGTCGATGGGAACGGCGATGGAGAAGGTGCGCGAGTCGACTTGGGTGAGCCCGAGAGATTGGAAGCGGTCGAAGACGTACTTGGCAGCGGAATCCGAGGCGGGATAGCCGGTGACGCGGGTTTCCAGCGCGGAAAGGCGCGCGATGTCTCGCTTGATGTTGTCCATCCGCACGGCGCGGCGGATCATCTCCGCATCCTGTGATAGTGCGAGCTCGGCGCGTTGCGCGACGGCGCTCGTGACGGTCGCCCCCGCCAGGAAGCAGAGAGTCCATGCGGCGATCCAGCGCCGCAGCCACCCGAAGTCCGTGGTTCCGCGCGGACAGCATCTTTTCATCGGCAACACCTTAGTAACCGGAGCGGCAACGCGTTATGACCCGGTTGCGCGATCGTCGGCGAGGTCGAATGACCGCGCCGGACGCAGGAAAGACGGGTTGGGTTTACCATAGGGAGCCCATCCTGTCAAGCGTTTGCGTGGGTCGGGGCAGCGGCTCCGATGAACTCGTCCGACGAGTCCTACAGCCCGCTGGCGCGCCTGCTGCTTCGTGCGCGGGTCACCCGCGTTCCGACTGGTACGCGTCCCACGCCGACTTGATGACGACCAGCGCAGGAACCGCGAGCAGCACGCCCCAAAAGCCGAAGAGAGTGCCTCCGAGAAGCACCGAGAACATGATCAGCAGCGGATCGACATGAATGGCTTGGCTCATCACCCGTGGTGAGATCAGCGAGTTGTCGATGAGTTGCACGACCTCGACGGCCACGGGTATCAGCAGGGCTCGGAGCAGGAACCCGTTGAACCCGCCGACGTAGATCGCCAACGCGATCGGCGGTTCCAACCCGACAATCGTCCCGACCACCAGCGAGCCGAAGGCGAACACGCCGACGAGGAACACGCCGACATTCGGGATCGTGTTCATCAGGCCGCCGACGACCCCTACCAGCAATGGGAACGGCGTCCCGGCGAGCCAGTAGGCAAGCGCCGAGAGAACCGAGACGCAGGCGACGACCAGCATTTGCCCTCGCAGAAAGGCGGTGAGGTTGTCGTCGATCATCGAGGCGATGCGCCGAGCTCTGCCGCGCGACTCCTCCGGGAAGAGACGGAAGAACGCGGCGACGTAAGCCTCGCGAGCCGGCAGGAAATACGCGAGCACGATCAGCGAGAAGATCACGACCATGGCGATTCCCAGCGCGCTCGACAGAACTCGTCCGGACAGGCTGAAGAACCACGCGACGGAGTCCGTCGCTCCCTTCGTCACGGTTCCCAACCTGCCCTCGAGGTAACGCACCGCCGATGTCGTGAACTCGTCGCCGAACATTCGCTGCCAGAAGGACTTGAGCGAGCCGACCCAAGCGCTCTCAGCCAGCCAGTTCGTCAACAGCGGGTCGGTTCGTACGGTGACGACCGTCACGCCGTATTGTCGCATCGCCGCGCGCACCTCGGAGGTCAGTTCGGTTCCAGAGGGCCAGGACTTTCCGTAGGCGCTCACGTCCTCGGCGAGCGTCTGCGGCGGCTGGGCGTTCGGGTTCACCATCTGTAGGGGCAGGGACTGTGTGCGGAACCGAAACGCCTCGCGGTAGGCGACACCGGCTCCCTCTGCCAACTGGGCGGTCTGGTGGACGACGCCCGGCACGACGACGAAGAGACCGGCAGCCGCGATGGATACGAACGCGACCACGATGACCGCGTTGGCGGAGAACCTCGGCAGACGCAGCACGCGTCCGCCAGGCAGATGAATCGTCCGCAGGGCTCGCGACAGGAATCGGAGGAAGTACGCGATGGACAGCGCCAGCGCGAATGGCGTCCACACCGTGGCGGTCGCGCCAGCCAGCCACAGGCAGACCAAGCCGATCACCATGAGCACGGCGCGCCGCACGAGAGACGCCCGGGCGTGCGGAAGCAGGACGAACAGGATCGCTCCTCCGGTCACAGGATGCGTGATCCACGTGCGGGGAGCGAAAGAAGGACGCGTGAACACATAGGCGAGCCATGCCACGGCAACCGCCAAGGTGAACAGAGCGACCAGTTCACGCACCCATGCGGGCGTCGCACCTGCGTCGGATCCGTTGTCCATACGGTTCCTTCCCCGACTGGACATGTGAGGATCGATCGGGCTCGGCTATCCTATGACAGTCCGGCTGGCGCCTGCAAAGTGCTCTGACGGCACAGACCTTCGTCGCGCCTCGACGACCGCTGTCGGTGCGATCTTCCGCGAGAGCCGTTGACATGGTCGACGCCCGTATCTAGTATGCTGACCCAGCGCAACGCCCGGTCCCGCTCGACCCCCTCGCGAAGAAGGACTCGGACCTATGGCAAAGAAGCCCAACCTCCTGTTTTTCGGTGTGGACAGCCTGCGAGCCGACCGCATGAGCCTTTACGGCTATCCGCGTCTGACGACCCCTCACCTCGACCGGTGGGCTTCCGGCGGCATCGTGTTCGAGCACTGCTTCGCGCCGAGCATCCCGACGACGCCCGGCTATTCGTCGATGTTGACGGGTCTCGACTGCTTCGGCACGAACGTCGTCGCGCTGGGTCACCGGGGCGAGATCGCCCCAGGGCATCGGACGCTTCCTGAGATCCTC
The sequence above is drawn from the Candidatus Poribacteria bacterium genome and encodes:
- a CDS encoding AI-2E family transporter, yielding MSSRGRNRMDNGSDAGATPAWVRELVALFTLAVAVAWLAYVFTRPSFAPRTWITHPVTGGAILFVLLPHARASLVRRAVLMVIGLVCLWLAGATATVWTPFALALSIAYFLRFLSRALRTIHLPGGRVLRLPRFSANAVIVVAFVSIAAAGLFVVVPGVVHQTAQLAEGAGVAYREAFRFRTQSLPLQMVNPNAQPPQTLAEDVSAYGKSWPSGTELTSEVRAAMRQYGVTVVTVRTDPLLTNWLAESAWVGSLKSFWQRMFGDEFTTSAVRYLEGRLGTVTKGATDSVAWFFSLSGRVLSSALGIAMVVIFSLIVLAYFLPAREAYVAAFFRLFPEESRGRARRIASMIDDNLTAFLRGQMLVVACVSVLSALAYWLAGTPFPLLVGVVGGLMNTIPNVGVFLVGVFAFGSLVVGTIVGLEPPIALAIYVGGFNGFLLRALLIPVAVEVVQLIDNSLISPRVMSQAIHVDPLLIMFSVLLGGTLFGFWGVLLAVPALVVIKSAWDAYQSERG
- a CDS encoding FtsX-like permease family protein, whose amino-acid sequence is MKRCCPRGTTDFGWLRRWIAAWTLCFLAGATVTSAVAQRAELALSQDAEMIRRAVRMDNIKRDIARLSALETRVTGYPASDSAAKYVFDRFQSLGLTQVDSRTFSIAVPIDQGTGRLVVQGPDGVEIASIPVRGLWPNLVRAPFLANGLQHKTAPGDTLDSIAHAYRVDATAIVDDPRNDELRNQRQDGLDNDNDGLVDDADLDGEITPVAGSNVFIPTGGMTGRLVDGKSCRLADFNRKPVGGFWYPVQSGDSIESIARQFRVAPGSIVDDVLNVHLSRSHDGIDNNGDGVIDEYGEIEPTSVIQGWARDGVDNDRDGLVDETASSDRAGVSEAAVFVPRGAVVLADFNSGTEWINAAMLGAQAILFVEPDETIRGEAEDKFLTVPANIPRFWVAKSDAAYLRSLLGTDGGATTEATVQLTADVRWEKRTGQNIQGLLPGSDPVLRDELIVVQGYYDSMSVVPTLAPGAETTAGIATIFELIRLLNTPEFQPARSVLFLATGAHFQGLSGMRAFMEGISQDNVSVMREIRDDLKSDVIEFQEFGRRIALSLDRGYLVEFRPSFHHRVNKLSSDLDALVTSLNDLSRIQGQIDGLASSRQAAKEQERTRRIADLSKNRDRQEFTEEERARLEVSLARAKASALQTAQFLKEIVRSIAALKAETLAEARKTEHELLTSIALPIAKVDVWAVQRLIAQIRSGEIGGAFERGPESSLLPYTDPGTLPAEAVGTMSRIDIPGFGAIDPAASLNDLRPALEGWEVTTGRIAEFYTPYRLLQRHLTAAELGRIRAAQATLHGRTSSQSSADLARSEIALLRKAASSVDARGGDANPDAEAIRNAENSSYRQAQPLLERYLTEDELRALKPLYRELSDAKARDIALGEIRRYLNIAARQARMEKGTIGALLASAEQGVFARDFRPQELLALRNHLSDGEYVELLGTHAQTFAEHEREALLTEVERRAFNDVLELEQLRAKLPALERDFVEDEKRLLRNNLLTLRNSRLRNVHKRIERVSRIDGAEYERRIANVVQAVQLQDELNRYYQSLVVSVDLSTQGSQLGVFYKGWFYNDNREFELRREFAPIGNKLVEYATNASLKQNIEALRRFPDDYVRQAVLSSQWAIADRLDKVEALEGKTLETLVFSYYDQLASLGGVSRLMKLQFEDMRQKGEPSQSMLKDMDYIRKEVERLVRNDVREARRSRKSTQRLFARVERMLALRSVPVEDLSDDEINDIKTLMVIAGITAKSNFVNAISASGGKTWQTYVPGKIAFDSEVATLSGKTGIAFATVDDSRVLTDTPLDTYGRLNYTNLQQQVETLASLMIQVLRDPKMPTSARVGNFYCTLSGRVLQYDARESAVPQTPVRNALVAIRQQNKTMMGVRGDLFVLGDQKGKYDISGLAMEGRATSRPGGTQETEAYVLDPESGDIVYAPDLGNYGAKIYPNKVAINRRLVGAPIVVFPCVSTTIYDLVDQRYLRTLTQLEVYDADRDAPPERYGISRPWVQPMVSSAEPIALVYSEPGSRIKVSMASGLLGKLLLLIKATATNVDNPTLYTGEGFVVRENGSIRVTPYVVVQDMWNLDQSRIALYQRYGISNKRLEELHADASTLLGRAEQELSQANYSDALKLARASWGNESIAYPDVKATGNDVVRGVMFYLFLLLPFAFFLERLLFAFTNINKRIGATFGIFLLVFFFLSRVHPAFEIAETPFIILIAFVVLALTIVVISIIIRKFNEQLEKMKREKSKIYKADVGRLSASAAAFSLGISNMRKRRGRTMLTCATLVVLTFTVISFTSVRSEIRANATRIPGITPVYQGVLVRDQYWRTLEEPVLTGIRNDFKRSTVTVAGEEGREAVAVTNSVAPRAWYESASIGNQSSVLLENRAGDKSYAVNMLIGMSPEEPRVTRIDSKLVYGRWFAEGEDGAYVTVLPKGVADSLGVTEEDVINGAAAVRLLGAEFKVVGVLGIDFKELTDLDGEELTPVDYQLLQQQQSRGAQDSTLEGELQKYQHLPPDAVAILPYDIVMSQGGNLKSIAVNMEDPGLELPSGTTISQKIDATMGPLMKRSALDFFVGKGRNVHLYSSIGATSTEQMSNLFIPVLIAALIVLNTMLGAVYERVREIGIYSAVGLAPVHIAFLFIAEACVYAVLGAVLGYLLGQITAWTLVQTGWLAGLTLNYSARSTVYATMIVMMVVLGSTMYPAIKAGRMAVPDIERKWRLPDPDGDEWNFDLPFTVLGEEALGLNIFMRDYFEAHADESASDFYTENVAFQRLRQPDGAKDNYAIEMMVWLAPYDLGVSQRISLQTSPVGGEEEDLYRIHLTVFRESGEIASWKRVNRRFLNLIRKQLLIWRTFNVELRGEFHARGREETQRLAGVTPEFASD